In Takifugu flavidus isolate HTHZ2018 chromosome 5, ASM371156v2, whole genome shotgun sequence, the following proteins share a genomic window:
- the bmp3 gene encoding bone morphogenetic protein 3: MALYSRVVLMLLYGWTYLCVGYCAMLKTDSFPERRSVDFTHSLDGGHPVKEDGDRLLQDTMTEHMQMLYAKYNQAGFPFKDGNTIRSFKAHWGMLNNKRLQIFNLTSLTKSEDVLSATLHYYIGDLQNSTHGCFGSTGCGRHGPRRHSHIHMVIWSFASVDNKLRTLGHFRINVSTLYRDFISWQWKDITRVVSQAKNHDELLIGIDVTSQGPQPWKKLLSDRSPYILVYANDSAISEPESVVATLQRHQPTGGEGTTPPGSLKLNNTKGDQLRHKRSVNILLPLQNNELPGPEYPYETTGWDETSPYEPYENKPARRPRKKPRKNQRHKMPLLQFDEQTIKKARKKQWNEPRNCARRYLKVDFADIGWSEWIISPKSFDAYYCSGSCQFPMPKALKPSNHATIQSIVRAVGVVPGIPEPCCVPQKMSSLSILFFDEDKNVVLKVYPDMTVDSCACR; the protein is encoded by the exons ATGGCTCTGTACTCCCGGGTTGTGCTCATGCTGCTCTACGGATGGACTTATCTCTGCGTCGGATACTGCGCGATGTTGAAGACGGACAGTTTCCCCGAGCGACGGTCGGTGGATTTTACTCACTCGCTGGATGGAGGACACCCGGTGAAGGAGGACGGGGACCGTCTGTTGCAGGATACAATGACGGAACACATGCAGATGCTTTACGCCAAGTATAATCAGGCTGGATTTCCCTTCAAGGATGGAAACACTATCCGCAGTTTCAAAGCGCACTGGG GCATGCTCAACAACAAGCGTCTTCAGATTTTCAACCTGACCTCTCTCACAAAGTCAGAGGACGTCCTGTCAGCCACTCTTCATTATTACATCGGAGACCTTCAGAACAGCACCCACGGCTGCTTTGGCTCCACAGGCTGCGGCCGCCACGGCCCCCGAAGACACAGCCACATTCACATGGTTATCTGGAGCTTTGCCTCTGTGGATAACAAGCTGAGGACTCTTGGACATTTCCGGATCAACGTGTCCACCCTGTATAGGGACTTCATATCTTGGCAGTGGAAGGACATTACTCGTGTGGTCAGCCAGGCTAAAAACCATGACGAGCTGCTCATTGGTATCGACGTGACCTCACAAGGGCCCCAGCCGTGGAAGAAGCTTCTGTCAGACCGCTCACCTTATATCCTGGTCTATGCCAACGATTCTGCCATTTCAGAACCAGAAAGTGTGGTAGCTACTCTCCAACGGCACCAGCCGACAGGGGGGGAAGGCACCACGCCTCCCGGGTCCCTTAAACTGAACAATACCAAAGGTGATCAGCTGAGGCACAAACGCTCGGTGAACATTCTCCTTCCACTGCAGAACAATGAACTTCCCGGGCCCGAGTATCCCTACGAGACCACAGGCTGGGACGAGACGAGTCCATACGAACCTTATGAAAACAAGCCGGCCCGCCGGCCACGTAAGAAACCACGCAAGAACCAGAGGCACAAGATGCCCCTGCTGCAGTTTGACGAGCAGACAATTAAAAAGGCACGAAAGAAGCAGTGGAACGAGCCGAGGAACTGCGCTCGGAGATACCTGAAGGTGGACTTTGCTGACATTGGATGGAGCGAGTGGATTATATCACCCAAGTCTTTTGATGCCTACTACTGTTCAGGGTCCTGCCAGTTCCCCATGCCCAAG GCCCTGAAGCCGTCGAACCACGCCACCATCCAGAGCATAGTGCGCGCAGTGGGCGTCGTCCCAGGTATTCCTGAGCCGTGCTGCGTCCCGCAGAAGATGTCTTCCCTCAGCATCCTCTTCTTCGATGAAGACAAGAACGTCGTTCTTAAAGTCTACCCCGACATGACTGTCGATTCGTGTGCCTGTAGATAG
- the prkg2 gene encoding cGMP-dependent protein kinase 2 has protein sequence MGNASMKSKRYKNADGSVTASNSWSHRDGRRLKNASLESLRVRVEELEREGKRRDEELQAKEQQIRSLQEQLARQTRVLAELSEELQTKCIQLSKLQDVMKSQGGAGTASRPTSVRKAGKSSPNLSVRIKETLNRRKGAKAGVSAEPTSSSLPKFCFEKARVAKDVSVKKLLTDALNKNQYLRRLELQQIKDIVECMYERTYQRGEYVVKQGEPGNHLFVLADGTLDVFQHNKLLTSITVWTTFGELAILYNCTRTASVRAVNDVRTWALDREVFQNIMRRTAEMRHEQYRNFLRSVSLLANLPEDKLSKMVDCLEVEYYDKGEFIIREGEEGSTFYIIAQGKVKVTQTTEAHTFPQVINTLQKGDYFGEKALVSDDVRSASILAEENGVECLVIDRETFDQTVGTFSELQKHLQGYVATLDRDDRKRHARKKSVSRHQSQPLSSDAICLKEMVSTFSASRPFDHLEVVATLGVGGFGRVELVKMQDKDVAFALKIIKKKHVVDNRQEEHIHSERKILAEARSPFIVKLYRTFKDNKYVYMLLEACLGGEVWSLLRDRGNFEEPTAKFCVGCVTEAFDYLHRKGILYRDLKPENLLLDAEGYIKLVDFGFAKKIRCGQKTWTFCGTPEYVAPEIILNKGHNFSVDFWSLGILVFELLTGSPPFSGSDQMMTYTFILKGIEKMDFPKKITKRPEDLIRKLCRQNPAERLGNLKNGITDIKKHRWFNGFSWEGLKAKTLPSPLKRALTGPTDHSYFDSYPPDEDSPPDELSGWDVDF, from the exons ATGGGGAACGCTTCCATGAAATCGAAGCGTTACAAGAACGCGGACGGTTCTGTCACTGCGTCCAACAGCTGGAGCCACAGGGACGGCCGCAGGCTCAAGAACGCATCCCTGGAGTCCCTGAGGGTGcgagtggaggagctggagcgagAGGGCAAGAGGAGGGACGAGGAGCTCCAGGCCAAAGAGCAGCAGATCAGGagcctccaggagcagctggcccGGCAGACCCGGGTCCTGGCTGAGCTGAGCGAAGAGCTGCAGACCAAGTGCATCCAGCTCAGCAAGCTGCAGGATGTGATGAAGAGCCAGGGGGGCGCCGGCACGGCGTCCAGGCCCACCTCCGTCAGGAAGGCCGGGAAGAGCAGCCCCAACCTCAGCGTCCGCATCAAGGAGACCCTCAACAGGAGGAAGGGGGCCAAAGCCGGAGTGTCGGCCGAACCCACGTCCAGCAGCCTGCCCAAGTTCTGCTTCGAGAAAGCCCGGGTGGCGAAGGATGTGAG TGTGAAAAAGCTGCTGACGGACGCCCTGAACAAGAACCAGTACTTGAggaggctggagctgcagcagatcaaagACATCGTGGAGTGCATGTACGAGCGCACGTACCAGCGGGGGGAGTACGTGGTCAAGCAGGGAGAACCTGGGAACCATCTGTTCGTGCTGGCAG ACGGGACGCTGGATGTGTTCCAGCATAACAAACTGCTCACGTCGATCACGGTGTGGACCACGTTCGGAGAGCTAGCCATTCTGTACAACTGCACGCGGACCGCGTCAGTGCGAG CGGTCAACGATGTGAGGACATGGGCGCTGGACCGAGAGGTGTTTCAGAACATCATGAGGAGGACGGCCGAGATGCGTCATGAACAATATCGCAACTTCCTCAGAAG CGTTTCACTCTTGGCAAACTTACCAGAGGACAAGCTGAGCAAGATGGTGGACTGCTTGGAAGTG GAATACTATGATAAAGGAGAGTTCATCATccgggagggagaggagggcagcACCTTCTACATCATCGCTCAGGGAAAG GTGAAGGTGACCCAGACCACAGAGGCCCACACGTTCCCACAGGTCATAAACACGTTGCAGAAGGGAGACTACTTTGGAGAGAAGGCCCTCGTCAG CGATGACGTCAGATCGGCCAGCATCCTCGCTGAGGAGAACGGTGTGGAGTGTCTGGTCATCGACCGAGA GACATTCGATCAGACGGTGGGCACGTTCAGCGAGCTGCAGAAGCACCTCCAGGGCTACGTGGCGACGCTTGATCgggatgacaggaagagacaTGCCAG GAAAAAGTCCGTGTCACGGCACCAGAGTCAGCCGTTGTCATCGGACGCGATCTGCCTGAAGGAGATGGTGTCGACGTTCTCCGCGTCCAGGCCCTTCGACCACCTGGAGGTCGTCGCGACGCTCGGGGTGGGCGGATTTGGGCGGGTGGAGCTG GTGAAGATGCAGGACAAGGACGTTGCCTTCGCGCTGAAGATCATAAAGAAGAAGCACGTGGTGGACAACCGGCAGGAGGAGCACATCCACTCGGAGAGAAAGATCCTCGCCGAGGCTCGCTCGCCGTTCATTGTGAA actaTATCGCACATTTAAAGACAACAAATACGTCTACATGCTGCTGGAAGCCTGTCTGGGAGGAGAGGTGTGGAGTCTGCTCAGAGACAG GGGGAATTTTGAAGAACCCACTGCCAAATTCTGCGTCGGCTGCGTCACCGAGGCCTTTGATTACCTCCACCGTAAAGGCATCCTCTACAGGGACCTGAAGCCCGAGAATCTATTGCTGGATGCTGAAGGCTACATCAAACTG GTCGACTTTGGTTTTGCCAAAAAGATCAGATGTGGCCAGAAGACCTGGACGTTCTGTGGGACCCCGGAATACGTGGCCCCCGAGATCATCCTCAACAAGGGCCACAACTTCAGTGTGGACTTCTGGTCTCTGGGTATTCTGGTGTTTGAGCTCCTCACCGGCAG TCCTCCATTTTCAGGGAGTGACCAGATGATGACGTACACCTTCATCCTGAAAGGCATCGAGAAGATGGACTTCCCCAAGAAGATCACCAAGAGACCCGAGGACCTGATACGCAAGTTATGCAG GCAAAACCCTGCTGAGCGACTGGGCAACCTGAAAAATGGAATAACTGATATCAAGAAACACAG GTGGTTCAATGGTTTCAGCTGGGAGGGACTCAAGGCGAAGACTTTACCGTCTCCTCTGAAACGAGCA CTTACAGGACCGACGGATCACAGTTACTTTGACAGCTACCCTCCAGATGAAGACAGTCCTCCTGACGAGCTGTCTGGTTGGGACGTGGACTTCTGA